In Panacibacter ginsenosidivorans, the following proteins share a genomic window:
- the mazG gene encoding nucleoside triphosphate pyrophosphohydrolase → MKKVSESFERLVEIMDELREKCPWDRKQTIQTLRSMTIEEMYELADAITNEDWQNIKEELGDLLLHITFYAKIATEQQQFTLEDVIEGICKKLIVRHPHIYGDVKVNDEEDVKRNWEAIKIKEGKKSVMTGVPVALPAVVKATRIQEKAKQVGFEWHNKEDVWKKVEEEMDELKEAIADGDEKHTEEEFGDVLFSLINYARFLQVDAEAALEKVNKKFLHRFNKMEQGAAEQGKQLTDMTLEEMDAIWNRIKHENQPH, encoded by the coding sequence ATGAAAAAAGTTAGTGAATCATTTGAGCGATTGGTTGAAATAATGGATGAGCTTCGCGAAAAATGCCCGTGGGACAGGAAGCAAACCATTCAGACACTTCGCTCTATGACGATCGAAGAAATGTATGAACTGGCAGATGCCATTACCAATGAAGACTGGCAAAATATAAAGGAAGAATTAGGCGATCTGCTGTTGCACATTACATTCTATGCAAAAATCGCAACGGAGCAACAGCAGTTTACGCTGGAAGATGTGATAGAGGGGATTTGTAAAAAACTTATAGTTCGTCATCCACATATTTATGGTGACGTAAAAGTGAATGATGAAGAAGATGTAAAAAGAAACTGGGAAGCCATTAAAATAAAAGAAGGAAAAAAATCTGTAATGACAGGCGTGCCGGTTGCATTACCTGCAGTTGTAAAAGCAACCCGTATACAGGAAAAGGCTAAGCAGGTTGGGTTTGAATGGCACAACAAGGAAGATGTATGGAAAAAAGTGGAAGAGGAAATGGATGAACTTAAAGAAGCAATTGCAGATGGTGATGAAAAACATACTGAAGAAGAATTTGGAGACGTGCTTTTTAGTCTTATAAACTATGCACGGTTTTTGCAGGTGGATGCCGAAGCTGCTTTGGAAAAAGTAAATAAAAAATTTTTGCATCGTTTTAATAAAATGGAACAAGGAGCGGCGGAGCAGGGTAAACAACTAACTGATATGACACTGGAAGAAATGGACGCCATCTGGAACCGTATTAAACATGAAAATCAGCCGCATTGA
- a CDS encoding sensor histidine kinase produces MISILKKAAYRHGYLIIAAAWLYTISFLFSNYFAADASAGKVAKVLSQYLTEKEKIFETFCKDTQRLKDILDNDASEQKEAFKEDYGLFLYAINDIGNTIEVYWNTNQMSIQANDLKRPDGFHAVKYKNGFFELLKKTVVVDKREYVVAALVPVYWDYSFESNDVQKRFAVPGLEKGYAISKDSGAVTVLNSLKEPVFYLGDKSVTSPDEPGVASIILRVIALMLLMIFINALAVELAKRTGFITGFSFLFIIVVTARILTYLLPSLFNFQKYQLFNPAIFASSSLHPSLGDLLINTILLYWLVYFIKFNYHFSQKLPLNETIKKMAGVIALLLLPLFTMELAGILSSLVMDGVGIPFDVTSFFDLNIYTLVSFIIICFLILSYFYTAQMLVKLSHFTQSGLYWRIIILLSFALFLLGLKISGDNDTLINFSLVAWIILFYFFVELDKSGINSIFYKTSYFIPWSIFLIASVSALLISQNRQLEHTRRTTIAENVSMKSDYTSAKILDVSLTGFSNFIKDTKFSEFTDEEKNRLLKENLSNNNFEGYLNNFYTRIYTFGSHQQPLFNTDSTSYNVLKSIIVNQSKVTDVPELYYYENDATSFSYIYEKDIYEPDSVLDGHIFLIISPKKNGEEGFNPQIFKQLVKDESVVGKDYAYAVYNKQYNLIKSSGNYNFSDIISMKQVPKFGDEYVQHDGYSELWHKASDGRVVVVAKKNIWFIEAITFFAYLFALLILLIAIQHFGTLIFSTHFKAEELKRIFRFNIRTQIQAIIVSVSIISFIIIGITIISFFIFSFTSNNEKKLMATSDIIVKEVQQLSDDKYAISDIADLSKIDLGSELQQKILDIAIVHDIDFNLFDLNGNLLISSQKYVYDNAILSRKMDPRAYYSMHYEHSTRFIQEEQVIDFSFQTIYVPVQGSNKTTFAYLNIPSINTQKELKQEISNFLITILILNALIFIMAGAIAIWVTKRITTSFTLIGNKMKAISFGSVNEEIEWKKEDELGELIAEYNKMVRKLADSAQALARSEREGAWREMARQVAHEIKNPLTPMKLSIQYLQRAIDNNAPNVKDLSKQVAGTLVEQIDQLSKIAGDFSQFANIANVNIEVFDLSNTIEMIVQLYSADERIKITWEKEEGTYLIEADRTQINRLFTNLVKNAIEAHENINDAKIFIQQLIKENEVLISIKDHGHGIPQTMRPKLFTPNFTTKSSGTGLGLAICKGIVEKANGHIWFETKENEGTTFFVSIPLTDK; encoded by the coding sequence TTGATCAGTATACTTAAAAAAGCTGCTTACAGGCATGGCTATTTGATTATTGCTGCCGCATGGCTGTACACTATCTCATTCTTATTCTCTAATTATTTTGCCGCTGATGCAAGCGCCGGTAAAGTTGCAAAAGTGCTTAGCCAATACCTTACTGAAAAAGAAAAAATATTCGAAACATTCTGCAAAGACACGCAACGATTAAAAGATATTCTTGATAATGATGCGTCTGAACAAAAGGAAGCATTTAAAGAAGATTATGGCTTATTCCTTTATGCCATCAATGACATTGGAAACACCATAGAGGTTTACTGGAACACTAATCAAATGTCTATACAGGCAAATGATCTTAAAAGACCGGATGGCTTTCATGCAGTAAAATATAAAAATGGTTTTTTTGAGTTATTGAAAAAAACTGTTGTTGTTGACAAACGGGAATATGTTGTTGCTGCGCTGGTGCCGGTATATTGGGATTATAGCTTTGAATCGAATGATGTACAAAAAAGATTTGCTGTGCCCGGGCTTGAGAAAGGATATGCTATATCAAAAGACAGTGGCGCTGTCACTGTACTAAACTCTTTAAAAGAACCGGTCTTTTACCTGGGCGATAAAAGCGTAACCTCACCAGATGAACCGGGAGTTGCTTCTATTATACTGCGTGTAATAGCATTGATGCTCCTGATGATATTTATAAATGCTCTTGCAGTAGAGCTTGCAAAACGTACAGGCTTTATTACAGGCTTCTCTTTTCTTTTTATAATTGTAGTAACAGCGAGAATACTTACTTACCTGTTGCCTTCTCTTTTCAACTTTCAAAAATACCAGCTTTTTAATCCGGCCATCTTTGCATCGAGCAGCCTGCATCCTTCATTGGGCGATCTTCTTATCAACACCATTTTGCTTTACTGGCTCGTTTACTTTATAAAATTTAATTATCATTTTTCTCAAAAGCTGCCGTTAAATGAAACGATCAAAAAAATGGCCGGTGTAATTGCATTGCTTCTTTTGCCCCTTTTTACGATGGAGCTTGCCGGCATACTAAGCAGCCTTGTAATGGATGGAGTGGGCATCCCCTTTGATGTCACCAGTTTCTTTGATCTGAACATTTATACACTGGTAAGTTTTATTATTATTTGCTTTTTGATACTAAGCTATTTTTATACGGCGCAAATGCTTGTTAAGCTTTCGCATTTTACACAGTCAGGGCTTTATTGGCGTATTATAATACTACTTTCATTCGCATTATTTCTGCTTGGCTTAAAGATCTCGGGAGATAATGATACGCTCATCAATTTTTCACTTGTAGCATGGATCATATTATTTTATTTTTTTGTTGAGCTTGATAAAAGTGGCATTAACAGTATATTTTATAAGACCTCTTATTTTATTCCGTGGAGCATATTTTTAATAGCATCTGTTTCTGCACTGCTTATTTCACAAAACAGGCAGCTTGAACATACGAGACGAACGACCATTGCAGAAAATGTGAGTATGAAAAGCGATTACACAAGTGCCAAAATACTCGATGTTTCTCTAACCGGGTTTTCAAATTTTATAAAGGATACGAAATTCAGTGAATTTACCGATGAAGAAAAAAACAGGTTATTAAAAGAAAATCTTAGCAATAATAACTTTGAAGGGTACCTGAATAATTTTTATACCCGCATTTATACTTTTGGCAGCCACCAGCAACCCTTATTCAATACAGATTCCACTTCTTACAATGTACTGAAATCTATCATTGTCAACCAGTCTAAGGTAACAGATGTGCCCGAGCTATATTATTATGAAAATGACGCAACCAGTTTTAGTTATATCTATGAAAAAGATATTTACGAGCCTGATTCTGTTTTGGATGGACATATATTCCTTATCATCAGCCCAAAAAAAAATGGAGAAGAAGGGTTTAACCCTCAAATATTCAAGCAGCTTGTAAAAGACGAATCGGTTGTAGGAAAAGATTATGCCTACGCCGTTTACAACAAGCAATATAATCTTATTAAGAGCAGCGGCAACTATAATTTCAGCGATATTATTTCAATGAAACAGGTGCCAAAATTCGGGGATGAATATGTGCAGCATGATGGTTATTCTGAACTCTGGCACAAAGCATCAGACGGAAGGGTTGTTGTAGTGGCAAAAAAGAATATCTGGTTTATTGAGGCGATCACATTCTTCGCTTATCTTTTTGCACTGCTTATCCTGCTTATTGCAATACAGCATTTTGGCACACTTATTTTCAGCACGCATTTTAAAGCAGAAGAGTTAAAAAGAATTTTCCGTTTCAATATCCGTACGCAAATACAAGCCATCATTGTGTCTGTCAGCATCATATCTTTTATTATTATCGGTATAACGATCATTTCTTTTTTCATTTTCAGCTTTACCAGTAATAATGAAAAAAAACTGATGGCCACCTCGGATATTATTGTAAAAGAAGTGCAACAACTTTCAGATGACAAATATGCCATCAGCGATATTGCAGACCTCAGCAAAATAGACCTTGGCAGCGAGCTGCAACAAAAGATACTTGATATAGCAATTGTACACGATATAGATTTTAATCTCTTTGATCTTAATGGAAATCTGCTCATCTCCTCTCAAAAATATGTGTACGATAATGCCATACTCAGCCGCAAGATGGATCCACGTGCATATTATTCCATGCACTATGAACACAGCACAAGGTTTATACAGGAAGAACAGGTTATTGACTTTTCTTTTCAAACCATTTATGTGCCTGTACAGGGTAGCAATAAAACAACATTTGCTTATCTCAATATTCCATCCATCAATACACAAAAAGAATTAAAGCAGGAGATTTCGAATTTTCTTATAACCATTCTTATTCTGAATGCATTAATATTTATCATGGCAGGCGCTATTGCCATTTGGGTTACAAAGCGAATCACTACTTCATTTACCCTCATAGGTAATAAAATGAAAGCCATCAGTTTCGGTTCAGTAAATGAAGAAATAGAATGGAAAAAAGAAGATGAGTTAGGCGAACTGATTGCAGAGTATAACAAGATGGTGCGCAAACTGGCAGACAGCGCACAGGCACTTGCCCGCAGTGAGAGAGAAGGTGCATGGCGTGAAATGGCCAGGCAGGTGGCGCATGAAATAAAAAATCCGCTTACGCCAATGAAGCTAAGCATTCAATACCTGCAGCGTGCCATTGACAACAATGCGCCGAATGTAAAAGATCTTTCAAAACAGGTTGCAGGAACACTGGTTGAACAAATAGATCAGTTGTCGAAAATTGCAGGTGACTTCTCTCAGTTCGCGAACATTGCCAATGTAAATATTGAAGTGTTCGATCTTTCCAACACAATAGAAATGATCGTACAATTGTATAGCGCAGATGAACGCATTAAGATAACGTGGGAGAAAGAAGAAGGAACATATCTCATAGAGGCAGACAGAACACAAATAAACAGGCTCTTTACCAATCTTGTAAAGAACGCCATCGAGGCACATGAAAATATTAATGACGCAAAAATTTTCATTCAACAATTGATAAAAGAAAATGAAGTACTTATTTCTATTAAAGACCACGGGCATGGTATTCCGCAAACTATGCGGCCTAAACTATTCACACCCAACTTTACCACCAAATCATCAGGAACCGGTCTTGGACTTGCAATTTGCAAAGGCATTGTAGAAAAAGCCAACGGGCATATATGGTTCGAAACAAAAGAAAATGAAGGCACTACTTTCTTTGTTTCTATTCCGCTTACAGATAAGTAG
- the dxs gene encoding 1-deoxy-D-xylulose-5-phosphate synthase → MEITPGALLSKINSPDDLKQLSREQLHQVCDELRQYIIDVVSVHGGHFGASLGVIELSVALHYVYNTPYDQLVWDVGHQAYGHKILTGRRDNFSTNRKYKGLSGFPKRSESEYDTFGVGHSSTSISAALGMAIAANLKGEERKSVAVIGDGAMTAGMAFEAMNHAGVADADMLVVLNDNCMSIDPNVGALKEYLTDITTSHTYNKFRDDIWKMLGKLPVGKHFTRDMASKMEAGIKGMISKSSNLFESLGIRYFGPIDGHNITKLVDTLKDLRKMPGPKLLHIVTVKGKGYDLAEKDQTKWHAPGLFDKVTGEIYKKKYETAQPPKYQDVFGYTIIELAEKNEKIMGITPAMPSGSSLKFMMEKMPKRALDVGICEQHAATLSAGLATQGMRVFCNIYSSFMQRAFDQVVHDIAIQKLPVILCLDRAGLVGEDGPTHHGAYDIPYFRCIPNMIISAPMNEQELRNLMYTAQLDSNQCPFVIRYPRGEGVMPEWRTAFQEVTVGKGRKIKDGKDAAILSFGHPGNFATAAIRELRTEGIDPAHYDMRFVKPIDEALLHEVFTKYDKVLTVEDGTIVGGFGSAVLEFMNAHNYKAEVKILGIPDRLVEHGTLKELHKECGYDAAGIASAIREMLKEKVYTNFSIAG, encoded by the coding sequence ATGGAGATAACACCCGGCGCTTTACTTAGTAAGATTAATTCCCCCGATGATCTTAAGCAGTTGAGCCGCGAACAGTTACACCAGGTTTGTGATGAATTGCGTCAGTATATTATTGATGTGGTAAGTGTGCACGGCGGTCACTTTGGTGCCAGTCTTGGTGTGATAGAACTTTCTGTTGCACTGCATTATGTGTACAATACCCCCTATGATCAACTTGTGTGGGATGTGGGTCACCAGGCTTATGGTCATAAGATACTCACCGGCCGTCGTGATAATTTCAGCACCAACCGTAAATACAAAGGGCTAAGTGGTTTCCCCAAGCGCAGCGAAAGTGAATACGATACTTTTGGTGTAGGACATTCCTCCACTTCTATTTCTGCGGCACTTGGTATGGCCATTGCTGCTAATCTTAAAGGAGAAGAAAGGAAATCAGTTGCTGTAATTGGTGATGGCGCTATGACCGCGGGTATGGCTTTTGAAGCTATGAACCATGCAGGCGTTGCAGATGCAGATATGTTGGTGGTGCTTAATGACAATTGCATGAGTATTGACCCAAATGTTGGGGCACTAAAAGAATATCTTACTGATATTACTACTTCGCATACCTATAATAAATTCAGGGATGATATCTGGAAGATGCTGGGTAAGCTTCCGGTGGGCAAACATTTTACCCGTGATATGGCGAGTAAAATGGAAGCCGGTATTAAAGGTATGATTAGCAAGAGCAGTAATCTTTTTGAATCATTGGGCATACGTTATTTTGGCCCGATTGATGGACATAATATTACCAAGTTGGTTGATACATTGAAAGACCTGCGCAAAATGCCCGGTCCAAAATTATTACATATAGTCACAGTAAAAGGGAAGGGCTACGATCTTGCAGAAAAAGATCAAACAAAATGGCATGCACCAGGTTTGTTTGACAAGGTTACCGGTGAGATCTATAAAAAGAAGTACGAAACTGCACAGCCACCAAAATACCAGGATGTATTTGGTTATACCATTATAGAACTGGCAGAGAAGAATGAAAAGATCATGGGTATTACACCGGCTATGCCCAGCGGTTCTTCACTAAAATTTATGATGGAAAAAATGCCTAAACGTGCATTGGATGTGGGCATTTGTGAGCAGCATGCAGCCACATTAAGTGCTGGCCTTGCCACGCAGGGTATGCGTGTTTTCTGCAACATTTATTCTTCTTTTATGCAGCGTGCTTTTGACCAGGTAGTGCATGATATAGCTATACAAAAGCTACCGGTTATCTTATGTCTTGATCGTGCCGGTCTTGTTGGTGAAGATGGACCTACGCATCACGGCGCTTATGATATACCTTATTTCCGCTGCATACCAAATATGATCATCAGTGCGCCAATGAATGAACAGGAATTACGCAACCTGATGTACACCGCTCAGCTCGATAGCAATCAATGTCCATTTGTTATCCGCTATCCGCGTGGTGAAGGTGTAATGCCTGAATGGAGAACTGCTTTTCAGGAAGTAACAGTTGGTAAAGGGCGCAAAATAAAAGATGGAAAAGATGCTGCCATATTAAGCTTTGGTCATCCGGGTAATTTTGCAACTGCAGCTATACGCGAATTAAGAACAGAAGGTATCGATCCTGCACATTACGACATGCGTTTTGTAAAACCAATTGATGAAGCATTGCTGCATGAAGTATTTACAAAATACGACAAAGTGCTTACTGTTGAAGATGGAACTATTGTGGGCGGTTTTGGAAGTGCTGTTCTTGAATTTATGAATGCACACAACTATAAAGCAGAAGTAAAAATATTGGGTATACCAGACAGGCTTGTAGAACATGGCACATTGAAAGAGTTACACAAGGAATGCGGTTATGATGCTGCTGGTATTGCTTCAGCTATTCGTGAAATGCTGAAAGAAAAAGTGTATACTAATTTTAGTATAGCCGGATAA
- a CDS encoding sensor histidine kinase, whose amino-acid sequence MKYRVSAYWLCQLGGWSSYILVYTFFYFTIRTKPSPDFFPTLFIDAVGGLCITHLMRIFIKKYNFLNHDIRKQIIFMAVTTLVFSLLYGTIVVKVDELLNYESDMWKQYTFWNKVMRASISYFLILSIWNLIYFTYHYVMRTRTDKLDKIRLESLVKELELKTIKSHINPHFIFNALNSIRALVDENPERARTAITELSNILRSSMQAEKLETATLERELSLVKDYLELEHIRFEDRLNVEYDIDEDTLDQQVPPMMLQTLVENAIKHGISKQVSGGKIKIISDFRGDHHELIVQNTGKLAVETNSEGFGIVSTQNRLKLLYGGKAAFALQNVNGNMVEAKVIIPVLNS is encoded by the coding sequence ATGAAGTACAGAGTATCAGCATATTGGTTGTGCCAGTTGGGTGGCTGGAGCAGTTATATCCTTGTATATACCTTTTTTTATTTTACTATCCGCACAAAACCAAGTCCGGATTTTTTTCCAACCCTGTTTATTGATGCTGTTGGTGGCTTATGTATTACACACCTGATGCGCATTTTCATAAAAAAGTACAATTTCCTTAATCATGATATAAGAAAACAGATCATTTTCATGGCAGTAACTACTTTGGTTTTCTCTCTTTTATATGGAACCATTGTAGTAAAGGTTGATGAATTGCTGAATTACGAATCTGATATGTGGAAGCAATATACTTTCTGGAATAAAGTAATGCGTGCATCCATTTCGTATTTTCTTATCCTTAGCATCTGGAACCTTATTTACTTTACTTATCACTACGTAATGAGAACAAGAACAGATAAGTTAGATAAAATAAGACTTGAAAGCCTCGTAAAGGAATTAGAATTAAAGACCATTAAATCACATATTAACCCTCATTTTATTTTTAATGCGCTTAATAGCATAAGAGCGCTCGTAGATGAAAACCCCGAAAGAGCAAGAACTGCTATTACCGAATTAAGCAATATACTCCGCAGCAGCATGCAGGCCGAAAAACTGGAAACAGCAACACTTGAAAGAGAACTTAGTCTGGTAAAAGATTACCTTGAATTAGAGCATATCCGTTTTGAAGACAGGCTGAATGTTGAATACGATATTGATGAAGATACATTGGATCAGCAGGTGCCACCGATGATGCTGCAGACATTGGTTGAAAATGCCATTAAACATGGCATCAGCAAACAGGTTAGCGGTGGTAAAATAAAGATCATTTCAGATTTCAGGGGAGATCATCATGAATTGATCGTTCAGAATACCGGTAAACTTGCGGTAGAAACAAATTCAGAAGGTTTTGGTATTGTAAGTACACAAAACAGGCTTAAACTTTTGTATGGCGGTAAAGCCGCATTTGCATTACAGAATGTAAATGGCAATATGGTAGAAGCCAAAGTAATTATTCCCGTTTTAAATTCATAA
- a CDS encoding LytR/AlgR family response regulator transcription factor: MPIKAIIIDDERLARTELKKLLQEFSDIHVIDEAANADEGVEKVETQNPDLIFLDIQMPGKTGFDLLGELDKAPHVIFTTAYDEYALKAFEVNALDYLLKPIEPKRLSDAIQKLQYEISKEREGLNGFLNRGPLTENDQVFVKDGERCWFVKLNEIRLFESVGNYAKVFFATNKPLILKSLNALEERLDERVFFRANRKHIINLRWIEKIEPYFNGGLLVELKGGEKIEVSRRQTVKFKEMMSF, from the coding sequence ATGCCTATCAAAGCAATTATAATCGACGATGAACGCCTGGCCAGGACAGAGCTCAAAAAACTCTTGCAGGAGTTTTCAGATATTCATGTAATTGACGAAGCTGCCAATGCAGATGAAGGTGTTGAAAAAGTAGAAACACAAAATCCTGATCTCATTTTTCTTGATATACAGATGCCGGGAAAAACCGGTTTTGATCTTTTGGGAGAATTAGATAAAGCACCGCATGTTATTTTTACAACAGCTTATGATGAATATGCATTAAAAGCTTTTGAAGTAAATGCACTTGATTATTTGCTAAAACCCATAGAACCAAAGCGTTTGAGCGATGCTATTCAAAAATTGCAGTATGAAATAAGTAAGGAGCGTGAAGGGTTGAATGGTTTTCTAAATCGTGGCCCTCTTACAGAAAACGATCAGGTATTTGTAAAAGATGGTGAGCGTTGCTGGTTTGTAAAGCTTAATGAAATTCGTCTTTTTGAAAGCGTTGGCAACTATGCTAAAGTTTTCTTCGCTACCAATAAACCACTCATCTTAAAATCGTTGAATGCATTGGAAGAAAGATTGGATGAGCGCGTATTCTTCCGTGCTAACCGTAAACACATCATCAACCTGCGGTGGATAGAAAAAATTGAACCTTATTTTAATGGCGGTTTGCTGGTTGAATTAAAAGGTGGCGAAAAAATAGAGGTAAGCCGCAGGCAAACAGTGAAGTTCAAAGAAATGATGAGCTTCTGA
- a CDS encoding M28 family peptidase, protein MKKTIFITLLFISPFTFSQKINKIINAKEVERIEKVLSADDMKGRAIFTPGIDKAADFISSEFKNAGLKTFNNADVFRQSFIMLKPKRQSVSATADGQVIDEKNIIIVTTKKDLSINDASGFEKASIKSGDNFFNMVFGFISAGKNYVVTVDTAFAKSFPRLQYFTKQVNPSETSVIFILAATAPTTFKIEAGHSFDTLKLANVVGMLPGKSKKDEFVIFSGHYDHLGVGKVVNGDSIYNGANDDAAGTTAVIMLAKYFAKLHNNERTIIFAAFTGEESGGYGSKYFSEQLAPSQVMAMFNIEMIGTDSKWGNNSAYITGYEKTDMGKILQQNLTGSAFTFYPDPYTEQNLFYRSDNATLARLGVPAHTISTSKMDSEPNYHKVSDEMGTLDMNNMAEIIKAIAISSASIVAGKDTPSRVDTSELK, encoded by the coding sequence ATGAAGAAAACCATTTTTATTACTTTATTATTTATTTCACCATTTACCTTCTCGCAAAAAATAAATAAGATCATTAATGCCAAAGAAGTTGAAAGAATAGAAAAGGTTCTTTCTGCTGATGACATGAAAGGCCGTGCCATATTTACACCTGGCATAGACAAAGCCGCTGATTTTATAAGCAGTGAATTTAAAAACGCCGGGCTAAAAACATTCAACAATGCAGATGTTTTTCGCCAATCTTTTATCATGCTTAAACCAAAAAGGCAAAGTGTTTCAGCCACTGCCGATGGCCAGGTTATTGATGAAAAAAATATAATTATAGTAACTACTAAAAAAGATCTTTCTATAAACGATGCTTCGGGTTTTGAAAAAGCATCTATTAAAAGTGGGGATAATTTTTTCAATATGGTATTTGGTTTTATAAGTGCCGGAAAGAATTATGTAGTAACTGTTGATACCGCGTTTGCCAAAAGTTTTCCGCGCTTACAATATTTTACCAAACAGGTAAACCCTTCGGAAACAAGTGTGATATTTATACTGGCTGCAACAGCACCTACTACTTTTAAAATAGAAGCCGGGCATAGCTTTGACACATTGAAGCTTGCAAATGTTGTTGGTATGTTACCCGGTAAATCAAAAAAGGATGAGTTTGTAATTTTTTCTGGTCATTATGATCATCTTGGTGTTGGCAAAGTTGTAAATGGCGATTCAATTTATAATGGTGCAAATGATGATGCTGCGGGAACAACAGCCGTTATTATGCTGGCAAAATATTTTGCTAAGCTGCATAACAACGAACGCACTATCATATTCGCTGCATTTACAGGTGAAGAAAGCGGTGGTTACGGTTCTAAATATTTTTCAGAACAATTAGCGCCTTCTCAGGTTATGGCCATGTTCAATATTGAAATGATTGGTACAGATTCCAAATGGGGAAATAACTCAGCTTATATTACAGGTTACGAGAAAACAGATATGGGAAAAATACTTCAGCAAAATCTTACTGGTTCTGCTTTTACTTTTTATCCTGATCCTTATACAGAACAAAATTTATTCTATCGGTCAGATAATGCAACACTTGCCAGGCTTGGTGTTCCGGCTCATACCATTTCTACTTCTAAAATGGATAGCGAACCTAATTATCATAAAGTAAGCGATGAGATGGGAACGCTTGATATGAATAATATGGCAGAGATCATTAAAGCTATTGCTATTAGTTCTGCGAGTATTGTTGCAGGAAAAGATACGCCTTCAAGAGTTGATACAAGTGAGTTGAAATAA
- a CDS encoding alpha/beta hydrolase family esterase, with the protein MQKLIYTFFILIASITADAQDAIPGQTIYSSNFNIDNIPRSCTFYIPLDYGKQETYPLVIILHDKGSSAKNVIKTYGDLLHANADSAGAIIIYPDAVDTKWNDGTNKDSVNDVGYLSILTDYFIQRYQCDPDQVYIAGFGNGAAMAHKFACDLPGKVTAIASFFNPDNKGSCNNLLVPVLPVTAISLSANGRLTTTAISNMWKFFMQHKKK; encoded by the coding sequence ATGCAAAAGCTCATTTATACATTCTTTATACTTATTGCTTCAATAACTGCCGATGCGCAGGATGCAATTCCCGGGCAAACAATTTATAGCAGCAACTTTAATATTGACAATATACCACGCAGCTGCACTTTTTATATTCCGCTTGATTATGGGAAACAGGAAACATATCCATTGGTCATAATACTGCATGATAAAGGTTCTTCTGCAAAGAATGTCATCAAAACTTATGGCGATCTTTTGCACGCAAATGCAGACAGCGCCGGAGCTATCATTATCTACCCTGATGCAGTTGACACAAAGTGGAATGATGGCACAAATAAAGATTCAGTAAACGATGTCGGTTATCTTTCCATACTTACAGATTATTTCATTCAGCGTTATCAGTGTGATCCGGACCAGGTTTATATTGCAGGCTTTGGTAATGGCGCTGCAATGGCCCACAAATTTGCCTGCGATCTGCCGGGAAAAGTTACTGCCATCGCTTCTTTTTTTAATCCGGATAACAAAGGTTCCTGCAATAACTTGTTAGTACCTGTGCTACCCGTAACAGCAATTTCATTGTCTGCAAATGGAAGACTTACAACTACAGCAATCAGTAATATGTGGAAGTTCTTTATGCAGCACAAGAAAAAATAA
- a CDS encoding SprT-like domain-containing protein, whose amino-acid sequence MAAVKEHPMHALAAFLPDNCFDKVVYYLHHYKVHLTVTRERKSVLGDYRNAVHGKNHRITVNSNLNKYAFLITLLHELAHLLTYEHHGHRVSAHGKEWKHIYGRLLADFVNKNIFPPDIEEELKRSLTNPAASSCAEEHLMRVLRKYDAGKDGILLVEEIPANGLFVTRDGRVFRKGEKLRKRYRCTEIKTGLVYLFSAIYEVVPVK is encoded by the coding sequence ATGGCAGCAGTTAAAGAGCATCCTATGCATGCGCTGGCAGCATTTCTGCCGGATAATTGTTTTGATAAAGTGGTGTATTATCTGCACCATTATAAAGTGCACCTTACTGTTACAAGAGAAAGAAAATCTGTGCTCGGGGATTACCGTAATGCAGTGCATGGAAAGAACCACCGTATTACGGTAAACAGCAACCTGAATAAGTATGCATTCCTGATAACATTGTTACATGAGCTGGCACATTTGCTTACCTATGAGCATCATGGCCACCGGGTTTCTGCACATGGTAAAGAGTGGAAACATATTTACGGCCGTTTATTAGCCGACTTTGTAAACAAAAATATTTTCCCACCGGATATTGAAGAAGAACTGAAACGCTCCCTCACAAACCCTGCAGCCAGCAGTTGCGCAGAAGAGCATTTGATGCGTGTGCTGCGCAAATATGATGCTGGTAAAGATGGTATTTTGCTGGTAGAAGAGATACCGGCTAATGGATTGTTTGTCACCAGGGATGGCAGGGTATTCAGGAAGGGGGAGAAGCTGCGCAAGCGCTACCGCTGCACAGAAATAAAGACCGGCCTGGTTTATCTTTTTAGTGCTATCTATGAAGTAGTGCCCGTAAAATAA